A stretch of Vespula vulgaris chromosome 5, iyVesVulg1.1, whole genome shotgun sequence DNA encodes these proteins:
- the LOC127063808 gene encoding E3 ubiquitin-protein ligase lubel isoform X1: protein MNSGKKISSASASSRGKTGGTRLRELHMNNPGAEKWRPMAISNPSTRLRMARTMPHWVLAQQQKDAEERKERIPTPPKVPPPSLSGDCGDPDYEIIEFPIRGTPQKTTPMSTDLPSITKHSKCALCGTENVFARCDTCKENYCEACDDMNHKHPKRKAHVRRRIVTETAAKNRPPLPPKGENLAGPPPVPPPRRNRKSSQAKLTQNQGGTNRSLIEKPGSTKRDVSNASGSSSTTRETNFQGSKINTTIEGSGSSTDKMSTLQERYRRYQEAMRAQDANRRRRTPSDASSRETASPRPVSIGSSKATPPLPPPPPPRSIIQSTSVCDLSAPHMWNLGMHQAQSMAQLGPGGMPMMWYSPNNPWDASMSASTLSLNHPPLWAYPMGYHPSQMLPPHYPGTLSRPHSPARSLKSSRRSRAPSPSPSIKSRKSIVSRSRSRISPGSPSDASSEDSEESDFDDRLSRGSRSIRRGSVPRSIRQRSYQDNDGSRTLLSRPRRERLTSEDRMTSTEEQWSENQSTRRYSMSSRGYEDSRRNTIDSRLRNIENGTYHDQRRERRRRKSTDEELSDRKSNPTARTRITSSSDDHFERTEKRSTLYDDEILSSKRHSLRNEDDPRRSISQRASRMTLAESQRQALDSRDSTLKRETENESERLSSRSIRNATTDVEELRKREQRIQDQNNISSKRISSFKREDSLDQAERASVQRSSRRSSIETDTNQNFKRLSSREMSRTKEDDERILARNKKESSVDRDSQISRTNESIQIKEKKTNVEDSNESVKGSKETVNALKKNSPTNKKGTIELPADEWSCEHCTFINKITERVCVICCKTRSSALPSNETDDADTNIEDIQTIDNDNKQVSGSTEDPNPDLEKKTNLLKISNSEESGDSGSTKNKGISLAESSTDMHDVKLAESSTTSERKDEGTLTSSTLTLSLSKGTNPEDIDELVKRPALSKSNERIEETRKVSTGTSPPPQSISTQTYDFLPRGGSGSLRRSMSTSKGFLSYEDSETEEPNRFTNSPDLYPRTIQEQYLRQAISSQSRDRTRRNSIDSAHLYYRSREPSQPRFIEAGPSTSTQGVSTLTRQGLEIVELLREAERQGYSTDDVQVALAQGASNPIEWLKTQWPRSIEAVQILVSTQGKEQRENNIGVLSVNEAKDALRSVKGDVWNAVTIATQRRQHKTAEILTKGNFTMADVVKALDNNDGIVDAALLELQKNQLKPFLMRIWGPPVGVENDGAAPQGDAAGIVGGATRILEQITTVSDTEAKKQVMSPIIDNFVALQTDFRKQLAALRQMTYNWEYEKDPLNDTRGNNSVDLLGSSNGEDPTIDETLLPRSIENIHSNQTVDVEIEQTNKVENTMDDKNNRLESSITESIENKQKIDDTNIIENNAGLTIEEQLEINEKDRSIDENRTKEVISIDESSKKIETRDKDDRNNNSKDIATVNSYDAIVTNEKHFNSETVTVTEKSDDEDVTKGNKEITNENEVSMGEDEITQKEDRRLFRNETLPEDKKNSSQETSLQQDTNIVEQPDLKMHNDTTDRTITRKVNERNKSQVENLFRNEGSSINELGLEVNAVPQSKTMELLMSAVRSLPEQMIGPFVTAMKMLSPKLTTIDTDTDVNENDIDENYSNPASTPRLVHSESMIGEKEVENNNVNDRPIDISALDKNEVKDTISESIDENKESTTIDRAQEETEIEQPSRVVPDKGHENKNISKPDNVNVKFEPKDLTDQQKDFRAVGTDRTEANTALTNIGQNTTTDKTAIPSDVSLTNARHYELPLNHDFQSRTIIDTYVDMHSKIVEIDNENMNTELIDLQDNFPVMEKTHVESNNDYNDNENDNNDKTDRDPMKLDKELSNVTSRIINEHSNDQSHLINTSMIDESINIKSFSKEANNSSNDFALPHNPMIDLTFDNKQNDAESSSTNDESMDSLDPFVRNDTRSNEISNLIELKDDLILDVPILTPMKISNDNQRLNLIDIFEFDKKDLQSNILKDSVDSNSLNRSKSNAASLNFNPKFVEESSEFSSRLKSKDLDSNNNASENLSNLSSLNQIKSNASNLSDIEQIKTIEKIDDKSRESKEENVEFISEVILSPLLKDIQTVRETIDDQKLSYEVSSFLENLNFIESSPRIFLESNINDISAGIIEINISESPIIAVNDCAPVKEVEKIDSVLETKKKIVDKINEKPIDDLNVNISKKIKSSDVDKIETNLIEPIRTMKLTRGDIIKERSKSPVKKVSRRKSPVKIIKRANTLLPKKVSTKINVLPRTTALVKARNAAVEIMKKPIALKSITQIEDTRSKGSIEQIEDVRVKKSENTIKPIKTTIDNEKRSASSMDQRSIESTFERSKKTTDIKNEKVESERDQSVDKNKSKIKFISKIPVLTARCKTSSKIVQATASKDKPVKINKIILGSVPTRLPVARQTILKTNLKATKIPNISENVKEKEIVVKKEKESITIDRTADKVDDKKVDNDNDGFNCRTEKEKLESNLETLEIKTEVERSNNSDDDESSSEHDDEEDEQDEEEEEEEEEEEEEKEVSDVEESSSVFDSSSESENFTVLMREVPKSSSDKSNSVESLLTVEDQIEKTLQAIRAELSNYESDELEENEDLKPDERDVKDDTENEDSSSLSDEIFEEAICGGEESIDISITKMDKIEIIQNDLEIKTLEDSSIVSNLEETMVEKQISKDSNNKISKNKMKNNSVNDDVNKHSRVNEQSKVNEIFKKNTSKIAKLEKKNLHDGNTKDVKMIQSVRVLREVETNDKNKRKKDKEDPRVTQNKRFSLVASCIRRFEGEDKTERKRNEVENVNATRREGSPKTERERTARRLLAEGRASNYEEAEVAASLLALKFGDAEAIHAAKECGSVESALAFLQQECELCTGRYAMSQMISMLKCTHRCCNECAKNYFTIQISDRNIIDAVCPFCKEPNLRDANEDDVLEYFSNLDIQLKSLLDSPIHELFQRKLRDRTLMQDPNFKWCIQCSSGFYADPEHKRLICPDCRSITCAFCRKPWEKQHEGITCEQFAAWKDENDPDNQAAGLAKHLADNGIDCPKCKFRYSLSRGGCMHFTCSQCKFEFCCGCGKAFLMGAKCSISPYCAKLGLHAHHPRNCLFYLRDKEPAQLQQLLKENDIEYDTEGPIGERKCKVQLQKETPAGVVDAICNSDVVEGQAGLCRIHYVEYLVRKIRSTQLEPLPLLNIDDLETCVKRSGLKLPPNWQHYIEYLAGLVLKSKLDPVAIFDLNDAKQELRRRGKVPPAKDQEMSERDYLQACIQIVQKEIPLE, encoded by the exons CGACCTACCATCCATTACCAAACACAGCAAATGTGCCCTTTGCGGCACCGAGAACGTCTTTGCACGATGCGACACCTGCAAAGAGAATTATTGCGAAGCGTGTGACGACATGAATCATAAACATCCCAAGAGAAAAGCTCACGTTAGACGGAGGATCGTGACTGAAACTGCAGCAAAGAACAGACCACCTTTGCCACCAAAAGGTGAAAATCTAGCTGGTCCACCTCCTGTACCACCACCGAGAAGAAATCGCAAGAGCTCTCAG GCCAAACTCACGCAGAATCAAGGAGGTACGAATCGATCATTGATCGAGAAACCGGGAAGTACGAAGCGTGATGTTTCCAACGCTAGTGGATCATCGTCGACGACTAGGGAGACAAATTTTCAAGGATCGAAGATCAACACCACGATCGAAGGATCGGGATCGAGTACCGACAAGATGTCTACCTTACAG GAAAGATACAGGAGATATCAGGAAGCAATGAGAGCCCAAGATGCAAATCGACGAAGACGTACACCATCCGATGCTTCGTCGAGAGAAACCGCAAGTCCCAGGCCAGTTAGCATAGGGAGTTCTAAAGCGACGCCGCCTttaccacctccaccacctcccAGATCTATAATACAATCGACCAGCGTGTGCGATCTCTCGGCACCGCACATGTGGAATCTCGGAATGCATCAG GCTCAATCGATGGCACAGTTAGGTCCCGGTGGAATGCCAATGATGTGGTACTCGCCGAACAATCCCTGGGACGCGTCGATGAGTGCTTCGACCTTGAGTTTAAATCATCCACCTTTATGGGCATACCCCATGGGATATCATCCGTCTCAAATGTTACCACCGCATTATCCGGGAACTCTGTCGAGACCGCACAGTCCAGCGAGGAGTTTAAAGTCGAGCAGAAGGTCCAGGGCACCCTCGCCATCTCCAAGTATAAAATCAAGAAAGTCTATCGTctcgagatcgagatcgagaatATCCCCTGGATCGCCTTCGGACGCTAGCTCCGAAGATTCCGAGGAATCTGACTTCGACGATAGACTTTCTCGAGGATCGAGAAGTATCAGACGAGGTAGCGTTCCAAGAAGTATCAGACAGAGAAGTTATCAAGATAACGATGGTTCTAGGACTTTACTGTCTCGACCTCGTCGAGA GAGACTAACGTCGGAGGATAGGATGACCAGCACGGAGGAACAATGGTCTGAAAATCAATCAACCAGACGGTACTCGATGTCCTCGAGAGGTTACGAGGACTCTCGAAGGAACACGATCGATTCTCGTCTTCGGAACATCGAAAATGGAACTTACCATGATCAGCGAcgcgaacgacgacgacgtaaaAGTACCGACGAGGAACTGTCCGATCGAAAATCTAATCCAACAGCTAGAACAAGGATCACCAGTTCCTCCGACGATCATTTCGAACGAACGGAGAAACGTTCGACGTTATACGACGACGAAATCCTTTCGTCGAAGAGACACTCTTTGAGAAACGAAGACGATCCGAGGAGATCCATCTCGCAGAGAGCTTCGAGAATGACTTTGGCAGAGTCGCAAAGACAAGCTCTGGATTCTCGTGATTCGAccttgaaaagagaaacggaaaaCGAGTCGGAACGTCTTTCGTCGCGTTCTATACGAAACGCCACGACGGACGTCGAAGAACTGCGAAAAAGGGAACAGCGTATTCAGGACCAAAATAATATCTCGTCCAAGAGAATATCGTCCTTTAAGAGAGAGGACTCGTTGGATCAGGCTGAACGAGCTTCGGTACAGCGCAGCTCTAGAAGGTCTTCCATCGAAACGGATACGAATCAAAACTTTAAAAGATTGTCTTCGCGCGAAATGTCGCGAACGAAGGAGGACGACGAAAGGATCCTAGCgaggaataagaaagaatcgaGCGTAGATCGGGACTCTCAAATATCTCGAACTAACGAATCCATTCAaatcaaagagaagaaaacgaacgtGGAAGACAGCAATGAGTCGGTCAAAGGATCGAAAGAAACAGTAAAcgcgttaaagaaaaattctcctacgaataaaaaaggtaCGATCGAATTACCAGCTGACGAGTGGTCCTGCGAGCATTGCACTTTCATAAACAAAATCACCGAACGCGTTTGCGTAATCTGCTGCAAAACCAGAAGCAGTGCCCTACCTTCGAACGAGACGGATGATGCCGATACCAACATAGAAGATATTCAAACAatcgataacgataacaaacAAGTGTCGGGTTCTACCGAGGATCCTAATCCCGATTtggagaagaaaacaaatcttttgaaaatctCGAATAGCGAAGAAAGTGGTGACAGTGGATCGACAAAGAACAAAG GTATAAGCCTAGCAGAAAGTTCGACAGATATGCATGACGTTAAATTAGCCGAATCATCGACTACGTCCGAGAGAAAAGACGAAGGAACTTTGACATCCTCGACACTAACATTATCCTTATCAAAAGGAACTAACCCTGAAGATATCGATGAACTCGTAAAACGACCTGCGTTATCTAAATCCAATGAGAGGATCGAAGAAACTCGTAAAGTTTCAACCGGAACGTCTCCGCCACCGCAAAGTATTTCCACCCAA ACATACGATTTTCTTCCACGAGGAGGTAGTGGTTCCCTTCGTAGATCGATGTCAACTTCCAAAGGATTTTTGTCTTACGAGGATAGCGAGACAGAG GAACCAAATAGATTTACGAACAGTCCCGATCTGTATCCACGAACGATACAAGAACAATATCTGCGGCAAGCGATTTCAAGTCAGAGCAGAGATCGAACTCGAAGAAATTCCATCGACTCCGCTCATCTCTATTATCGCTCTAGG GAACCTAGCCAGCCTAGATTCATCGAAGCAGGTCCTAGTACCTCGACTCAAGGTGTATCTACGTTGACTCGTCAAGGATTAGAAATCGTCGAGCTCTTGCGAGAAGCAGAGAGACAAGGATATTCGACTGACGACGTTCAGGTGGCTTTAGCACAGGGTGCGTCCAATCCAATAGAATGGTTAAAGACACAATGGCCTCGTTCGATCGAGGCTGTTCAAATCTTGGTAAGCACCCAAGGgaaagaacagagagaaaataatatcggTGTCCTTTCTGTAAACGAAGCGAAGGATGCTTTAAGGTCGGTCAAAGGTGACGTTTGGAATGCTGTCACCATTGCTACCCAACGTAGACAGCACaag aCCGCAGAAATTCTAACAAAAGGCAATTTTACAATGGCTGATGTTGTTAAAGCTCTCGATAACAACGATGGCATCGTCGATGCCGCTTTACTCGAGCTACAGAAAAATCAACTGAAGCCGTTTTTAATGAGGATCTGGGGTCCTCCGGTCGGGGTTGAAAATGATGGTGCTGCACCACAAGGAG ATGCGGCTGGTATAGTTGGTGGTGCAACAAGGATTCTCGAACAGATTACCACTGTATCGGATACGGAGGCGAAGAAGCAGGTAATGTCACCAATTATTGACAATTTCGTCGCATTGCAGACCGACTTTAGAAAACAGCTGGCGGCACTAAGACAAATGACTTATAATTGGGAATACGAGAAAGACCCTCTAAACGACACTCGAGGTAATAATTCGGTTGATTTACTCGGCAGCTCGAACGGCGAAGATCCAACGATCGACGAAACCCTATTGCcaagatcgatagaaaatattcattcgaaTCAGACGGTCGATGTAGAGAttgaacaaacgaacaaagtAGAAAATACTATGGACGATAAGAATAATCGATTAGAGAGTAGTATAACTGAATCaatagaaaacaaacaaaaaattgacgatacgaatattatagaaaataatgcaGGATTAACGATAGAGGAACAATTGGAGATCAATgaaaaggatcgatcgattgacgAAAATAGGACAAAAGAAGTAATTAGCATCGAtgaatcgtcgaaaaaaatagaaactcgTGATAAAgacgatcgaaataataattccaaAGATATTGCGACAGTAAATTCGTACGATGCAATTGTTACGAATGAGAAACATTTCAATTCTGAGACTGTTACGGTAACGGAGAAATCCGATGATGAAGATGTTACGAAAgggaataaagaaataacgaatgaGAATGAAGTATCGATGGGTGAAGATGAAATAACGCAGAAGGAGGATAGAAGGCTCTTTCGTAACGAGACTTTGCcagaggataaaaaaaatagttctCAAGAGACCTCCCTTCAACAAGATACAAATATAGTCGAGCAACCGGATCTGAAAATGCATAATGACACTACGGATAGAACGATAACAAGAAAAGTAAACGAGCGAAACAAGTCTCaggtagaaaatttatttaggaACGAAGGTTCTTCCATAAACGAGCTTGGTTTAGAAGTAAACGCTGTACCCCAGTCTAAGACGATGGAGTTGCTAATGTCTGCTGTTAGATCCTTGCCGGAACAAATGATAGGACCTTTCGTAACGGCTATGAAAATGTTATCGCCTAAATTAACGACGATCGATACCGATACCGATGTAAATGAAAAcgatatcgatgaaaattattccAACCCTGCCTCCACTCCTCGTCTTGTTCATTCCGAGTCAATGATCGGAGAAAAGGaggtagaaaataataatgtaaatgatcgaccgatcgatataTCTGCATTAGATAAAAACGAAGTTAAGGATACAATCTCTGAAtctatcgatgaaaataaagaaagtacTACGATCGATAGGGCtcaagaagaaacagaaatcgAACAACCATCTAGGGTCGTGCCTGATAAAGgacatgaaaataaaaatatatcgaagccGGATAACGTCAATGTGAAATTCGAACCGAAGGATTTGACGGATCAACAGAAGGACTTCCGAGCGGTAGGTACGGATCGAACTGAAGCTAATACTGCGCTAACTAACATAGGACAGAATACTACAACAGATAAAACTGCAATCCCTTCGGACGTATCATTAACAAATGCACGTCATTACGAGCTACCATTGAATCATGATTTTCAATCACGAACGATAATCGATACATACGTGGACATGCATTCTAAAATCGTTGAGATAGATAATGAAAACATGAATACGGAATTGATAGATCTACAAGATAATTTTCCAGTGATGGAGAAAACGCATGTAGAaagtaataatgattataatgataatgaaaatgataacaaTGATAAGACAGATAGAGATCCGATGAAACTGGATAAGGAACTATCGAATGTAACTTCACGTATAATTAATGAACATTCCAATGATCAATCGCATCTAATTAATACATCAATGATCGATGAATCCATAAacataaaatcattttcaaaggAAGCGAATAACTCTTCCAATGATTTCGCATTACCCCATAACCCCATGATTGACTTAACGTTTGATAACAAACAGAATGATGCAGAATCATCATCGACTAATGACGAATCAATGGATAGTCTAGATCCATTTGTTCGTAACGACACTCGTTCTAACGAAATTAGTAATCTGATCGAACTTAAAGATGATTTAATCCTCGACGTACCGATATTGACACCAATGAAAATATCCAATGACAATCAACGATTAAATCTAATCGACATTTtcgaatttgataaaaaagatttgcagagtaatattttaaaagattcgGTCGATTCTAATTCGcttaatcgatcgaaatctaACGCGGCTTCTTTAAATTTCAATCCTAAATTCGTCGAAGAATCCTCCGAATTTTCGTCGCGATTAAAATCAAAAGATCTCGATTCGAATAATAACGCATCAGAAAATTTATCCAATTTGTCGTCtttaaatcaaatcaaatcaaatgcATCTAATCTTTCGGAtatcgaacaaataaaaacgatagaGAAGATCGATGATAAATCGCGCGaatcgaaagaggaaaatgttGAATTTATTAGCGAAGTTATTTTATCGCCGTTATTAAAAGACATACAGACGGTTCGcgaaacgatcgacgatcaAAAACTTTCTTACGAAGTATCATCGTTTCTTGAAAACTTGAACTTTATCGAATCGTCTCCTCGGATTTTTCTAGAATCGAATATTAATGACATCTCGGCTggtattatcgaaataaacatATCCGAATCTCCGATTATAGCTGTAAACGATTGCGCTCCGGtcaaagaagtagaaaaaattgattctGTATtggaaaccaaaaaaaaaattgttgataaGATTAACGAGAAACCGATTGACGATTTAAATGTTAACATTTCCAAGAAGATTAAATCTAGCGACGTTGATaaaatcgaaacgaatttAATTGAACCAATTCGTACAATGAAACTAACGAGAGgagatattattaaagaacGATCTAAATCGCCGGTAAAAAAAGTAAGTAGAAGGAAATCGCCAGTTAAGATCATAAAGAGAGCTAATACGCTTCTACCTAAGAAGGTCTCGACAAAAATTAACGTCCTTCCGAGAACTACCGCTCTCGTGAAAGCGAGAAACGCAGCTGttgaaataatgaagaaaCCGATCGCTTTGAAAAGTATTACACAGATCGAAGACACGCGATCGAAAGGATCTATCGAACAAATTGAAGACGTTCGTGTTAAAAAATCGGAGAATACAATAAAACCGATAAAAACTACGATCGATAACGAAAAGAGATCTGCGAGCTCTATGGAtcaaagatcgatcgaatcgacttttgaacgatcgaaaaaaacgACGGATATTAAGAACGAAAAAGTAGAATCTGAAAGAGATCAGAGTGTCGATAAAAAcaaatctaaaatcaaattcaTTTCGAAAATTCCTGTTTTAACTGCGCGATGCAAAACGTCTTCTAAAATCGTACAAGCTACAGCATCGAAGGATAAACcggtaaaaataaataaaataatattgggATCTGTGCCAACGAGATTACCTGTTGCGAGACAAACCATTTTAAAGACAAATCTGAAAGCTACGAAGATACCGAATATTTcagaaaacgtaaaagaaaaagaaatcgtcgttaaaaaagaaaaagaatcgattacgatcgatcgaacggcGGATAAGGTCGATGACAAAAAAGTTGACAATGATAACGATGGATTTAATTGtcgaacggagaaagaaaaattagaaagcaACTTAGAAACTTTAGAAATCAAAACTGAAGTAGAACGATCTAATAACAGTGATGACGACGAATCAAGTTCGGAGCACgatgacgaagaagatgaacaagatgaagaagaagaagaagaagaagaagaagaggaagaagaaaaagaggtttCAGACGTCGAAGAATCAAGTTCGGTTTTCGATAGTTCCTCGGAATCAGAAAATTTTACCGTGCTAATGAGAGAAGTTCCTAAGTCTAGCTCGGATAAAAGTAACTCTGTCGAGAGTCTGCTTACCGTTGAAGATCAAATAGAAAAGACGTTGCAGGCTATAAGAGCCGAATTGTCAAATTACGAGTCTGACGAATTAGAGGAGAACGAAGATTTGAAACCCGACGAGAGAGATGTAAAAGACGATACAGAAAATGAAGATTCGTCGTCTCTGAgcgatgaaatatttgaagaagCAATATGTGGTGGGGAAGAGTCCATTGACATTAGTATCACCAAGATGgacaaaatagaaattattcaaaatgatcttgaaataaaaactCTGGAAGATTCGTCGATCGTATCGAATCTTGAAGAAACGATggtagaaaaacaaatatcaaaagattctaataataaaatatcgaaaaataaaatgaaaaataactcTGTGAACGACGATGTTAATAAACATAGTAGAGTCAATGAACAGAGTAAagtcaatgaaatatttaagaaaaatacgagtAAGATcgcaaaattagaaaaaaaaaatttacatgatGGTAATACGAAAGATGTAAAAATGATACAAAGCGTTAGAGTGTTACGAGAGGTCGAGACAAATgataaaaacaagagaaaaaaagataaggaagATCCACGAGTTACGCAGaataaacgattttctttaGTAGCCAGTTGTATTCGTCGATTCGAGGGTGAAgataaaacagaaaggaaaCGTAATGAAGTTGAAAATGTCAACGCTACGAGAAGAGAGGGATCTCCCAAAACGGAAAGGGAG AGAACGGCACGTAGATTGTTAGCGGAGGGACGTGCATCGAATTACGAGGAGGCCGAAGTAGCTGCCAGTTTATTAGCTCTCAAATTCGGAGATGCAGAAGCTATTCATGCCGCTAAGGAATGTGGTAGTGTCGAGTCGGCTCTTGCATTTTTACAACAAGAATGCGAACTTTGTACCGGACGTTATGCGATGAGTCAG atgaTATCAATGTTGAAATGTACACATCGCTGTTGTAACGAGTGTGCCAAAAATTATTTCACCATTCAGATAAGCGATAGAAATATCATAGACGCTGTATGTCCGTTTTGCAAAGAGCCTAATCTGAGGGATGCGAACGAAGACGACGTTCTAGAATATTTTAGTAATCTAGACATTCAATTAAAATCACTTTTGGATTCTCCTATTCACGAACTCTTTCAAAGAAAACTAAGAGATCGGACTCTTATGCAAGATCCTAATTTTAAATGGTGCATTCAG TGCTCGAGTGGTTTCTACGCGGACCCGGAACACAAGAGACTGATCTGTCCTGACTGCAGATCTATAACGTGTGCCTTTTGTCGAAAGCCT TGGGAGAAACAACACGAAGGTATAACTTGCGAACAATTCGCAGCTTGGAAAGATGAAAACGATCCAGACAATCAAGCGGCTGGTTTAGCGAAACATTTGGCCGACAATGGTATTGATTGTCCCAAGTGTAAATTCCGATATTCTTTATCTCGAGGAG GTTGCATGCATTTTACCTGCAGTCAATGCAAATTTGAATTTTGTTGTGGTTGTGGTAAAGCCTTTCTTATGGGCGCTAAATGCTCGATTAGTCCGTATTGCGCAAAATTAGGCCTTCACGCTCATCATCCGCGCAATTGTCTCTTTTATCTTCGCGACAAGGAACCCGCGCAATTACAACAATTACTCAAAGAGAACGACATCGAGTACGATACGGAAGGGCCAATAGGTGAAAGGAAATGTAAAGTTCAATTGCAAAAGGAAACCCCAGCGGGTGTTGTCGATGCGATTTGCAATTCGGACGTCGTCGAGGGACAAGCTGGTTTATGCAG GATTCATTACGTCGAGTATCTTGTTCGAAAGATACGTTCTACGCAGTTGGAACCTCTTCCGCTATTGAATATAGATGATCTCGAGACTTGCGTTAAACGAAGCGGCTTAAAACTACCTCCAAATTG GCAGCACTACATTGAATACTTGGCGGGCCTGGTACTCAAAAGCAAGCTGGACCCTGTGGCTATCTTTGACTTGAACGACGCCAAGCAAGAGTTGCGCCGACGGGGAAAAGTTCCCCCTGCGAAGGACCAGGAAATGTCCGAGCGGGATTATCTCCAGGCGTGTATTCAG ATTGTACAAAAGGAAATTCCACTGGAATAA